A DNA window from Stutzerimonas stutzeri contains the following coding sequences:
- a CDS encoding ABC transporter permease — MDMIANWLGNTPDFAVPFALAALGLILTERAGVLALGAEGLMLVGALAGIGAQLAFGSHGMSLLLAMGAAAVVSLLFALMVLVLRINQVIAGLALVFFCQGLTGLLGTLLDWANKPVKGLGAVELWPLSELPLLGKIFVQNPLVFMTPLIFLAVVWFLTRTTTGLRLRAVGENPQAADAAGISVLGYRLAAILAGSALIGLAGGYISVLSTKLWIADMTGGRGWIAVALVIFARWSPWKALAGALLFGCIEALIPQLAAAGVRLPQYFVLMTPYAVTLAVMIWVASGKNVAGNQPGALGIPFIREERR, encoded by the coding sequence ATGGACATGATCGCCAACTGGCTCGGCAACACGCCCGACTTCGCCGTGCCCTTCGCCCTTGCGGCGCTGGGGCTGATTCTTACCGAACGGGCCGGGGTGCTGGCTCTGGGCGCCGAGGGGCTGATGCTGGTCGGCGCGCTGGCCGGGATTGGCGCGCAACTGGCGTTCGGCAGTCATGGCATGTCGCTGTTGCTGGCGATGGGTGCGGCGGCCGTGGTCTCGCTGCTGTTCGCGCTGATGGTGCTGGTGCTGCGCATCAATCAGGTGATCGCGGGATTGGCGCTGGTGTTCTTCTGTCAGGGGCTGACCGGATTGCTCGGCACGTTGCTGGACTGGGCCAACAAGCCGGTCAAGGGCCTGGGCGCGGTGGAGCTATGGCCGCTGTCGGAGTTGCCACTGCTGGGGAAGATCTTCGTGCAGAACCCGTTGGTGTTCATGACGCCGCTGATCTTTCTCGCCGTGGTCTGGTTCCTCACCCGCACCACCACCGGCCTGCGGCTGCGCGCGGTCGGTGAGAACCCACAGGCGGCGGATGCAGCGGGGATTTCCGTGCTCGGCTATCGGCTGGCGGCGATTCTCGCCGGCTCAGCGTTGATCGGCCTGGCGGGCGGTTATATCTCGGTGCTCAGCACCAAGCTGTGGATCGCCGACATGACCGGCGGCCGCGGTTGGATCGCCGTGGCGCTGGTGATCTTCGCCCGCTGGTCACCATGGAAAGCACTGGCGGGTGCGCTGCTGTTCGGCTGCATCGAAGCGCTGATCCCGCAACTGGCCGCGGCGGGCGTGCGCCTGCCTCAATACTTCGTGCTGATGACACCCTACGCCGTGACCCTGGCCGT
- a CDS encoding BMP family ABC transporter substrate-binding protein, producing the protein MLNQMKRTLCAAVALGLATTVGVAAAQEGQGLTLDKPAKIAMLYISPRNDGGWTQAFDEARQKLETELDTKIQYVESVPENASSIRPAVDRLIQRGANVIIGTAFGYSDTFKELADKYPDVAFLNGSGTTNSGNLESFYGRTYESQYLCGMAAGAASKTGKLGFVAANPFGQVNWTVNAFALGAQQINPDATVTVVYTGAWNDPVKERAAAMALIDSGADVLGQHVDSPTPQIVAQERGVHGTGHHRDMSEFAPDATVCSSVWVWDKFLAPELKKISAGNWTPPENGALLSMAEGGTDAACCGPAVSEADKAKIMAAREELLKGEKKIYAGPMLDRDGTERIAAGEVMADPALWQMDWFVKGVITQQ; encoded by the coding sequence ATGCTCAATCAGATGAAACGGACCTTGTGTGCGGCGGTGGCTCTCGGCCTGGCAACAACTGTTGGCGTCGCCGCGGCGCAGGAAGGGCAGGGGCTGACCCTCGACAAACCAGCGAAGATCGCCATGCTCTACATCAGCCCGCGCAATGATGGCGGCTGGACTCAGGCCTTCGACGAGGCGCGGCAGAAGCTCGAAACCGAGCTCGATACCAAGATCCAGTACGTCGAAAGCGTGCCGGAAAATGCCTCCTCGATCCGCCCGGCCGTGGACCGGCTGATCCAGCGCGGCGCCAACGTTATCATCGGCACCGCTTTCGGCTACTCGGACACCTTCAAGGAGCTGGCCGACAAGTACCCGGACGTGGCCTTCCTCAACGGCTCGGGCACCACCAACAGCGGCAACCTCGAATCCTTCTACGGGCGTACCTACGAAAGCCAGTACCTGTGCGGCATGGCGGCGGGCGCGGCGTCCAAGACCGGCAAGCTCGGCTTTGTCGCCGCTAACCCCTTTGGCCAGGTCAATTGGACGGTCAACGCCTTCGCCCTCGGCGCCCAGCAGATCAACCCGGACGCCACCGTCACCGTGGTCTACACCGGCGCCTGGAATGATCCGGTGAAGGAGCGCGCCGCCGCCATGGCGCTAATCGACTCTGGGGCCGACGTGCTCGGCCAGCACGTCGACAGCCCGACGCCGCAAATCGTCGCCCAGGAGCGCGGCGTGCATGGCACCGGACACCACCGCGACATGAGCGAGTTCGCCCCGGACGCCACCGTCTGTTCATCGGTCTGGGTGTGGGACAAGTTCCTCGCGCCGGAGCTAAAGAAGATCAGCGCCGGCAACTGGACGCCACCAGAGAACGGTGCGCTGCTGTCCATGGCCGAAGGCGGCACCGATGCGGCCTGCTGCGGCCCGGCGGTTTCCGAAGCGGATAAGGCCAAGATCATGGCCGCCCGCGAGGAGCTGCTCAAAGGCGAGAAGAAGATCTACGCCGGCCCGATGCTCGACCGCGACGGCACCGAGCGCATCGCCGCTGGCGAGGTCATGGCCGACCCGGCGTTGTGGCAGATGGATTGGTTCGTCAAGGGAGTGATCACCCAGCAATGA
- a CDS encoding ABC transporter permease, translating into MNEQVRPMMLEQAAKASKPQKPPLLSRRYALEIRQQLAWHWQALIIAAALVLGLSISAAILIAAGVPAGELLNEFVILTVFDAQSLTAVLFQASPMILVGLAGCMAFRAKFWNLGLEGQMIWGAIGATAISLFEVGPQALRLPLMLAAAIICGLLWALAPVLLKLRLKVNEIISTLMLNYLAINFLLHLLYGSWKDPKSSFPYSPQFQPFERLPELFDGISAAVPLAVVVALLALWFLGISRAGLYLRFVDANPRVAGAVGVPVQKMIIGTVLISGAMAGIAGFLVTAGQEGRLTQSFYQGYGFSGILIAFLARNNPVAALVVALLMAMLFVAGRSLQVFYQIPFSMVQLIQAILVICVASSDFFIRHRIRRVQGGES; encoded by the coding sequence ATGAATGAACAGGTACGCCCGATGATGCTTGAGCAGGCCGCGAAGGCGTCGAAACCTCAGAAGCCACCCTTGCTGTCACGTCGTTACGCACTGGAGATTCGCCAGCAACTGGCCTGGCATTGGCAGGCTCTGATCATTGCCGCGGCGCTAGTGCTCGGCTTGAGCATTTCCGCCGCCATCCTGATTGCCGCTGGCGTACCGGCCGGCGAGTTGCTCAACGAATTCGTCATCCTCACGGTGTTCGATGCGCAGAGCCTTACCGCCGTGCTGTTCCAGGCGTCGCCAATGATCCTTGTCGGCCTGGCCGGTTGCATGGCGTTCCGTGCCAAGTTCTGGAACCTCGGCCTTGAGGGGCAGATGATCTGGGGGGCCATCGGTGCCACGGCGATCTCCCTGTTCGAGGTCGGCCCGCAGGCGCTGCGCCTGCCGCTGATGCTGGCGGCAGCGATCATCTGCGGTCTGCTCTGGGCGCTGGCGCCGGTGTTGCTCAAGCTGCGGTTGAAGGTCAACGAGATCATCTCGACGCTGATGCTCAACTACCTGGCGATCAACTTCCTGCTGCACCTGCTTTATGGCAGTTGGAAGGACCCGAAGAGTTCGTTCCCCTATTCGCCGCAGTTCCAGCCGTTCGAGCGCCTGCCTGAACTGTTCGACGGCATCAGCGCGGCAGTGCCGTTGGCGGTGGTCGTGGCGTTGCTGGCGCTGTGGTTTCTCGGTATTTCCCGCGCCGGGCTCTACCTGCGCTTCGTCGATGCCAACCCGCGGGTGGCCGGCGCAGTAGGCGTGCCGGTGCAGAAGATGATCATCGGCACGGTTTTGATTTCCGGCGCCATGGCCGGGATTGCCGGGTTTCTCGTCACGGCCGGGCAGGAGGGCCGGCTGACCCAGTCGTTCTATCAGGGCTACGGCTTCTCCGGGATTCTCATTGCCTTTCTCGCCCGTAACAACCCGGTAGCAGCGCTGGTGGTGGCGCTGTTGATGGCGATGTTGTTCGTCGCCGGACGCAGCCTGCAAGTGTTCTACCAGATCCCCTTTTCCATGGTGCAGTTGATCCAGGCGATCCTGGTGATCTGTGTCGCCTCTTCGGATTTCTTTATCCGCCACCGTATCCGCCGCGTTCAGGGAGGCGAAAGCTGA
- a CDS encoding VOC family protein produces the protein MSTLSYVNVFARDIEALSGFYRELFGFKHIPEIASPIFRGLDTGKSCIGFNAPEAYELLHLNEFADTRGCKFLLNIDADSKEEVDRLVPIAVAMGATLIKAPYETYYHWYQAVLLDPENNVFRINHML, from the coding sequence ATGAGCACGCTTTCATACGTCAACGTGTTCGCCCGCGACATCGAAGCCCTGAGCGGCTTTTACCGCGAGCTGTTCGGCTTCAAGCACATCCCCGAGATCGCCTCGCCGATCTTTCGCGGGCTGGATACCGGCAAGAGCTGCATCGGCTTCAACGCGCCGGAAGCCTATGAACTGCTGCATCTGAACGAGTTCGCCGACACCCGCGGCTGCAAGTTCCTGCTGAACATCGATGCCGATTCGAAAGAGGAAGTCGACCGCCTGGTGCCCATTGCCGTCGCCATGGGCGCGACGCTGATCAAGGCGCCCTACGAAACCTATTACCACTGGTATCAGGCGGTGCTGCTGGACCCGGAAAACAACGTGTTTCGTATCAACCACATGCTTTGA
- a CDS encoding ABC transporter ATP-binding protein → MSNLNAIQLTGVSKSFDGFMALSQADFTAKWGEVHALLGENGAGKSSLMNIAAGLYAPESGSLFIDDNPVRLSGPRDASRYHIGMVHQHFKLVKPFTVAENIQLGLPLGPGNHAFAGSHRQRLAALEQRIRDKAAELGFTIDPRQTTESLSVAEQQRVEILKVLLAGARILILDEPTAVLTDQEAERLLETVRAFARQGAAVILVTHKMSDVKRFADRVTVMRGGRTIQTLDPQSVSVPELVRLTVGESAPASEYQPATPGEVRLQVRDLRSTGADGHGALNGVTLSLRAGEIYGIAGVGGNGQSELANVLMGLPERCEGSLELTGFGDLRRASSEQRRELRIASIPADRYGTALAGELSVAENFGVGQVHSGRYGSFFNLRRKRLEAEAAEAVAGFDVQGVRSLKQKAALLSGGNAQKLVIAREFSRDPQLVLVHSPSRGLDVRATAAVHGRLRAARDAGAAVLVISEDLDEVLALADRIGVMNAGRIVAEFNRPADRQAIGSAMVSHGDVGHGALSHDEERSQSAVG, encoded by the coding sequence ATGAGTAACCTGAACGCGATCCAGCTGACCGGGGTGAGCAAGTCGTTCGACGGCTTCATGGCCCTGTCCCAGGCGGATTTCACCGCCAAGTGGGGCGAGGTGCACGCGCTGCTCGGCGAGAACGGCGCGGGCAAATCCTCGCTGATGAACATCGCCGCGGGCCTTTACGCACCGGAAAGCGGATCGCTATTCATCGACGACAACCCAGTGCGGCTCAGCGGTCCTCGTGATGCGAGCCGCTACCACATCGGCATGGTTCATCAGCATTTCAAGCTGGTGAAACCCTTCACCGTGGCCGAGAACATCCAGCTGGGGCTGCCCTTGGGGCCCGGCAATCATGCGTTCGCGGGCAGCCACCGGCAGCGGCTGGCCGCACTGGAGCAGCGGATTCGCGACAAGGCGGCTGAGTTGGGTTTCACCATCGACCCGCGTCAGACCACCGAAAGCCTTTCGGTGGCCGAGCAGCAGCGGGTGGAGATTCTCAAGGTGCTGCTGGCTGGCGCGCGGATTCTGATCCTCGACGAGCCGACGGCGGTGCTAACCGACCAGGAAGCCGAGCGCCTGCTGGAGACGGTGCGCGCCTTTGCCCGACAGGGTGCAGCGGTGATTCTGGTCACCCACAAAATGAGCGATGTGAAGCGCTTCGCCGACCGCGTCACCGTGATGCGCGGCGGGCGGACGATTCAAACCCTCGATCCGCAGTCGGTCTCGGTGCCAGAGTTGGTGCGCCTGACCGTGGGCGAGTCCGCGCCGGCCAGTGAGTATCAACCGGCGACACCGGGCGAGGTGCGGCTGCAGGTGCGTGATCTCAGATCGACCGGCGCGGATGGGCATGGCGCACTCAATGGCGTGACGCTGAGCCTGCGTGCTGGCGAGATCTACGGTATCGCCGGTGTTGGCGGTAACGGCCAGAGCGAATTGGCGAACGTGCTGATGGGCCTTCCGGAGCGCTGCGAAGGCTCGTTGGAATTGACCGGGTTTGGCGATCTGCGCCGGGCTAGTAGTGAGCAACGCCGCGAGCTGCGCATCGCCTCGATTCCGGCCGACCGCTACGGCACGGCACTGGCCGGCGAGCTGTCGGTGGCAGAGAACTTCGGTGTCGGGCAGGTGCATAGCGGCCGCTACGGCTCTTTTTTCAATCTGCGGCGCAAGCGCCTGGAGGCCGAGGCCGCCGAGGCGGTGGCTGGGTTCGATGTACAGGGTGTGCGCTCGCTGAAACAGAAGGCCGCACTGCTCTCCGGCGGCAACGCGCAGAAACTGGTGATCGCTCGCGAATTCTCCCGAGACCCGCAACTGGTGTTGGTTCACAGCCCCAGCCGCGGCCTCGATGTACGCGCCACCGCTGCGGTGCATGGCCGCCTGCGCGCCGCCCGTGATGCTGGCGCGGCGGTGCTGGTGATCAGCGAAGACCTCGACGAAGTGCTGGCCCTGGCCGACCGCATCGGCGTGATGAACGCCGGGCGCATCGTCGCCGAATTCAACCGGCCCGCGGATCGCCAGGCCATCGGCAGCGCGATGGTCAGCCATGGGGACGTAGGGCATGGAGCGTTGAGCCATGACGAGGAACGATCACAGAGCGCCGTGGGTTGA